From one Eisenibacter elegans DSM 3317 genomic stretch:
- a CDS encoding RNA polymerase sigma factor, with product MEDATLITQFQNETTRTQAFEALVRKYQRRLYGHIRHMVISHADTDDLLQEVFVKVWQHLANFRGEAQLQTWLYRIATNECLSFLRKKRLRFWHPLQEQLTEALESGVYIEGDKVQLALQRALLTLPDKQRLVFNMRYFEELPYEQMSEILGTSVGALKASYHLAVKKIEKHLAQTL from the coding sequence ATCGAAGACGCAACCCTCATAACACAGTTCCAAAACGAGACTACGCGCACACAAGCTTTTGAAGCGTTGGTGCGAAAGTACCAACGCCGCCTCTATGGGCATATCCGGCATATGGTCATCAGTCATGCCGATACTGACGACCTCTTGCAAGAGGTTTTCGTCAAGGTGTGGCAACACTTAGCTAATTTTAGGGGCGAAGCCCAACTTCAGACCTGGCTCTACCGCATTGCCACCAATGAGTGTCTGAGTTTTTTGCGAAAAAAGCGGCTTCGTTTTTGGCATCCGCTCCAAGAGCAACTCACGGAAGCGCTCGAATCAGGTGTCTATATCGAAGGCGATAAAGTTCAACTAGCGTTACAGCGTGCGCTATTGACCTTGCCTGACAAACAGCGGTTGGTATTCAATATGCGCTATTTTGAAGAATTACCCTACGAACAAATGTCCGAGATACTGGGCACTAGCGTGGGGGCGTTGAAAGCCTCTTATCATTTGGCCGTAAAAAAAATTGAAAAGCATTTAGCCCAAACACTATGA
- the rimO gene encoding 30S ribosomal protein S12 methylthiotransferase RimO, producing MKTKTLRQTKVNIVTLGCSKNLVDSENILTQLRGNGIDALHEQAQEANVVIINTCGFIDNAKQESIDTILEYVQAKEEGLVEKIYVTGCLSERYKDGLAVEIPQVDAYFGTRDLPALLKAFKADYKHELVGERLLTTPRHYAYLKIAEGCDRPCSFCAIPLMRGGHVSTPMEQLLTQAQNMAKNGTKELILIAQDLTYYGLDLYKKRNLAELVDRLADVEGIEWVRLQYAYPAGFPMDVLEVIKNHPNVCKYLDMPLQHGSTAVLQRMRRGITRPKTEELIDRIRQSIPEIALRTTLIAGYPGETEAEFEEMYQFVASQRFDRLGVFTYSHEENTHAHQFTDDVPDETKLERAEAIMELQQDISAQLNERHLGQTMQVLFDRKEGDFFIGRTQYDSPEVDNEVLVSAQENYVRLGDFAPVTITQTEAFDLYGELAQG from the coding sequence ATGAAGACAAAGACATTACGCCAAACGAAGGTAAACATCGTTACCCTAGGTTGTTCCAAAAACCTAGTAGACTCCGAAAACATCCTGACCCAACTGCGTGGCAACGGCATCGATGCCCTACACGAGCAGGCCCAAGAGGCCAATGTGGTCATCATCAATACTTGCGGCTTTATTGACAATGCCAAGCAAGAATCTATCGATACCATCCTTGAGTATGTACAGGCCAAAGAAGAAGGTTTGGTCGAAAAGATATACGTAACTGGCTGTTTATCAGAGCGTTATAAAGACGGGCTGGCCGTTGAAATCCCACAGGTGGATGCCTATTTCGGCACACGAGACTTGCCGGCACTGCTCAAAGCGTTCAAGGCTGACTACAAACACGAGTTGGTAGGCGAACGCCTGCTGACTACCCCGCGCCACTACGCCTACCTCAAAATAGCCGAAGGCTGCGACCGTCCTTGCTCTTTCTGTGCCATCCCACTGATGCGCGGCGGCCACGTATCTACCCCGATGGAGCAGCTCCTTACTCAGGCGCAAAATATGGCCAAGAACGGCACAAAAGAGCTGATTCTCATCGCACAAGACCTGACTTACTACGGCCTCGATCTTTACAAAAAACGCAACTTGGCCGAACTAGTAGACCGGCTGGCTGATGTAGAAGGCATCGAATGGGTGCGCCTACAGTATGCCTATCCGGCGGGCTTCCCGATGGATGTGCTGGAGGTCATCAAAAACCACCCCAATGTCTGCAAATACCTCGATATGCCCCTACAACACGGCTCTACCGCCGTGCTCCAACGGATGCGCCGAGGCATTACCCGCCCAAAAACCGAGGAGCTGATAGACCGCATCCGCCAAAGTATCCCCGAAATTGCACTGCGTACTACGCTCATCGCCGGATACCCGGGCGAAACCGAAGCCGAGTTTGAAGAAATGTACCAGTTTGTGGCCTCACAACGCTTCGACCGCCTAGGGGTGTTTACCTATTCGCACGAAGAAAACACCCACGCCCATCAATTTACGGATGATGTGCCCGACGAGACCAAACTCGAACGTGCCGAGGCCATTATGGAGCTTCAACAGGACATCTCCGCCCAGCTCAACGAACGCCACCTAGGCCAAACAATGCAAGTGCTCTTTGACCGCAAAGAAGGCGATTTCTTCATCGGGCGTACCCAGTACGACTCCCCCGAGGTAGACAATGAGGTGCTCGTATCTGCTCAAGAAAATTATGTGCGCCTTGGAGACTTTGCGCCCGTAACCATCACTCAGACAGAGGCGTTTGACCTCTATGGGGAGTTGGCTCAAGGGTAG
- the ruvB gene encoding Holliday junction branch migration DNA helicase RuvB has translation MNPNLRGDHEHLSDTDKAIERALRPLSFADFAGQDKIVENLQVFVKAAKHRDEALDHVLLHGPPGLGKTTLANIIAQELEANLKITSGPVLDKPSDLAGLLTNLQVKDVLFIDEIHRLNPIVEEYLYSAMEDYKIDIVLDSGPNARTIQIGLNPFTLIGATTRAGLLTSPLRARFGINSRLEYYGADLLARIITRSAYILQTPIEQEAAYEIARRSRGTPRIANNLLRRTRDFAQVKGSGTITQDIAQIALEALEVDKYGLDEMDNRILNTIIHKFKGGPVGLSTIATACGEEAETIEEVYEPFLIMEGFIKRTSRGREATEKAYQHLGVIPTYKQRGLFDQGAEPTGS, from the coding sequence ATGAATCCAAATCTGCGTGGCGACCACGAACACCTCTCCGACACTGACAAGGCCATTGAGCGGGCTTTGCGGCCCTTGAGTTTTGCTGATTTTGCAGGGCAAGACAAGATTGTCGAAAACTTACAGGTTTTTGTAAAGGCCGCCAAACATCGGGACGAAGCCCTCGACCACGTACTGCTACACGGCCCGCCGGGGCTGGGCAAAACTACCTTGGCCAACATCATTGCCCAAGAGCTGGAGGCGAATCTCAAAATCACCTCCGGCCCTGTGCTTGATAAACCTAGCGACTTGGCCGGCTTGCTGACCAATCTCCAGGTCAAGGACGTGTTGTTTATTGATGAGATTCACCGACTCAATCCCATTGTGGAGGAGTATCTCTACTCAGCAATGGAGGATTATAAGATTGACATTGTGCTCGACTCGGGGCCTAATGCGAGGACTATCCAAATCGGGTTGAACCCATTTACGCTAATCGGTGCCACTACCCGTGCCGGCCTCTTGACTTCGCCCCTACGGGCGCGCTTTGGTATCAACTCAAGGCTGGAATACTATGGAGCAGACTTGTTGGCCCGAATCATCACCCGCTCGGCCTATATTCTCCAAACTCCCATCGAACAAGAGGCGGCTTATGAAATTGCCCGACGCAGCCGAGGCACGCCCCGTATTGCCAACAATCTCCTTCGCCGTACGCGAGATTTTGCCCAAGTAAAAGGCAGTGGTACGATTACCCAAGACATTGCCCAGATAGCCCTCGAAGCGCTGGAAGTGGATAAATATGGCCTAGATGAGATGGACAACCGTATCCTCAACACCATCATCCATAAGTTTAAGGGAGGCCCTGTGGGCTTATCAACCATTGCCACAGCCTGTGGTGAAGAGGCCGAAACGATTGAAGAGGTGTATGAGCCATTCTTGATTATGGAAGGCTTTATCAAACGTACCTCACGGGGGCGCGAAGCCACCGAAAAAGCCTACCAACACCTAGGCGTAATTCCGACCTACAAGCAGCGCGGCCTCTTTGACCAAGGGGCAGAGCCAACAGGCTCATAG
- a CDS encoding 16S rRNA (uracil(1498)-N(3))-methyltransferase, giving the protein MQLFYAPGAQLGAYTLSEEESRHCVKVLRKQAGDTLYLIDGRGTLLQGVLQQANPKASIVDIQHADPQHGARPYRIHLALAPTKNIDRTEWLLEKAVELGVDEVSFLLCAHSERKQLKLERLEKIALSAAKQSLKATIPLLHPLQPLSEWIKNQPADSQQFIAHLVEGEERLLLQKALQPNGSYTILIGPEGDFSPEEIATALAAGFRPVSLGDSRLRTETAALVAVHLCHVAQQL; this is encoded by the coding sequence ATGCAGTTATTCTATGCCCCCGGTGCACAGTTAGGCGCTTATACGCTTTCCGAAGAAGAATCGAGGCACTGTGTGAAGGTCTTGCGCAAGCAAGCCGGCGATACTCTATACCTTATCGACGGGCGGGGAACGCTCTTGCAAGGGGTATTACAACAAGCCAACCCCAAAGCCTCAATAGTAGACATACAACACGCTGACCCCCAACACGGCGCACGCCCCTACCGCATCCACCTTGCCCTAGCCCCTACCAAAAACATAGACCGCACAGAATGGCTGCTCGAAAAAGCCGTAGAACTAGGTGTTGATGAAGTTTCTTTCTTGCTCTGTGCCCACTCGGAGCGCAAACAACTGAAGCTGGAGCGGCTCGAAAAAATAGCCCTCAGCGCAGCCAAACAGTCACTCAAAGCCACCATCCCACTTTTACACCCTTTGCAGCCCCTCAGTGAGTGGATAAAAAATCAACCCGCTGATTCACAACAATTTATCGCCCATTTGGTGGAAGGCGAAGAACGACTGCTTTTGCAGAAAGCCTTGCAGCCTAACGGCTCATACACCATATTGATAGGCCCCGAGGGCGACTTCAGCCCCGAAGAGATCGCCACCGCCTTGGCAGCAGGCTTCCGGCCTGTGAGCTTGGGCGACAGCCGCCTACGTACCGAAACCGCCGCCCTAGTGGCCGTACACCTCTGCCACGTAGCGCAGCAACTATGA
- a CDS encoding YggS family pyridoxal phosphate-dependent enzyme, protein MSIAQRLSALKAEIAQHAAHCELIAVSKTHPVVAIEAAYQAGQRHFGENKAQEMAEKQAQLPPDIRWHMIGHLQRNKVKYITPFVHLIHSVDSVKLLEEINKQAQKNGRIIDCLLQLHIAAEETKFGLDFDEARALLTSPELATLTHIRIVGLMGMATNTDNEAQITTEFQGLKQFFDQQAARTDLPDNVALSEISMGMSGDYLLGIAQGSTMVRIGSAIFGQRDYA, encoded by the coding sequence ATGTCTATTGCCCAACGTTTGAGTGCCCTCAAGGCCGAAATTGCCCAACACGCTGCCCACTGTGAGCTGATTGCCGTCAGCAAAACCCACCCTGTAGTGGCCATCGAGGCTGCCTATCAGGCCGGTCAGCGGCACTTTGGCGAAAACAAAGCCCAAGAAATGGCCGAAAAACAAGCCCAGCTCCCACCCGACATCCGCTGGCATATGATCGGCCACTTGCAGCGCAACAAAGTAAAATACATCACCCCTTTTGTACACCTCATTCATTCCGTAGACAGCGTCAAGCTCTTGGAAGAAATCAACAAGCAGGCGCAGAAAAACGGGCGCATCATCGACTGCCTCCTCCAACTGCACATTGCCGCCGAGGAGACCAAGTTCGGCCTCGACTTCGACGAAGCCCGCGCCCTGCTCACCTCGCCCGAGCTAGCCACACTCACCCACATCCGCATTGTAGGCCTGATGGGCATGGCTACCAATACCGACAACGAAGCCCAAATCACAACCGAATTTCAGGGGCTGAAGCAGTTTTTTGACCAACAGGCCGCCCGTACCGACCTACCCGACAATGTCGCCCTAAGCGAAATATCGATGGGTATGAGCGGCGACTACCTGCTAGGCATCGCCCAAGGCAGCACCATGGTGCGCATCGGTAGTGCTATCTTCGGCCAACGCGATTACGCCTAG
- a CDS encoding pyruvate dehydrogenase complex E1 component subunit beta: MRTIQFREALREAMSEEMRRDERVFLMGEEVAEYNGAYKVSQGMLDEFGPKRVIDTPIAELGFAGIGVGAAMNGLRPIIEFMTFNFSLVAIDQVINSAAKMYSMSGGQYSVPIVFRGPTGNAGMLGAQHSQNFENWYANTPGLKVVVPSNPYDAKGLLKAAIRDNDPVIFMESEVMYGDKGEVPEGEYLLPIGVANTVRTGTDVTIVSFGKILKVAQEAAEVLAKDGIQAEVIDLRSVRPIDYAAIINSVKKTNRLVVVEEAWPLASISGEITYHVQRHAFDYLDAPVIRITSEDVPLPYAPTLIEAILPNVAKTVEAIKAVCYVK; this comes from the coding sequence ATGAGGACGATACAATTTCGAGAAGCCCTCCGTGAGGCCATGAGCGAAGAGATGCGCCGCGACGAGCGCGTATTTCTGATGGGCGAAGAAGTAGCCGAATACAACGGCGCATACAAAGTAAGCCAAGGGATGCTCGACGAGTTCGGCCCCAAGCGCGTCATCGATACCCCCATTGCCGAGCTAGGCTTTGCCGGCATCGGTGTCGGGGCGGCTATGAACGGCCTGCGCCCCATTATCGAGTTTATGACCTTCAACTTCTCCCTTGTGGCCATCGACCAAGTCATCAACTCTGCTGCCAAGATGTACTCTATGTCTGGCGGCCAATACAGTGTACCCATCGTATTCCGTGGCCCTACCGGCAATGCTGGTATGCTGGGTGCCCAACACTCTCAAAACTTCGAAAACTGGTATGCCAATACCCCCGGCCTGAAGGTGGTCGTCCCCTCTAACCCCTACGATGCCAAAGGGCTGCTCAAGGCCGCCATCCGCGACAACGACCCCGTCATTTTTATGGAGTCCGAAGTAATGTATGGCGACAAAGGCGAAGTACCCGAGGGCGAATACCTCCTGCCCATCGGCGTAGCCAACACTGTCCGTACAGGCACAGACGTAACCATTGTCTCCTTCGGCAAAATCCTCAAAGTAGCCCAAGAGGCCGCCGAGGTACTGGCCAAAGACGGTATCCAGGCCGAGGTGATCGACCTGCGCAGCGTCCGCCCCATTGACTATGCCGCCATCATCAACTCAGTCAAGAAGACCAACCGCCTCGTAGTCGTAGAAGAAGCTTGGCCACTAGCCTCTATCTCTGGCGAAATCACCTACCACGTACAGCGCCACGCCTTCGACTACCTCGATGCGCCCGTTATCCGCATCACCAGCGAGGACGTGCCCCTGCCCTACGCCCCTACCCTCATCGAGGCCATTCTACCCAACGTAGCCAAAACCGTCGAGGCCATCAAAGCCGTTTGCTACGTCAAATAA
- a CDS encoding 2-C-methyl-D-erythritol 4-phosphate cytidylyltransferase codes for MQRHFVVVAGGSGSRMQRDLPKQFIPIAGLPILMHTLRRLHHTAPDASIVLVLPQAHHAYWQELCQVHRFEISHHLTQGGSTRFESVANGLATLPDAEGLVAIHDGVRPFVSPQTILNGFQTAQAEGNAVAVVALKDSIRQLEPRGDSTHADRSRFVLVQTPQTFRLSLIRKAYYQATDPTLFTDDASVLEAAGHRIHIIEGNYQNIKITTPEDLLIAEAFAQTDPNH; via the coding sequence ATGCAGCGACATTTTGTAGTGGTAGCCGGAGGCAGCGGCAGCCGTATGCAACGCGACTTGCCCAAGCAGTTTATTCCCATAGCCGGGTTGCCTATCCTGATGCACACCCTCCGACGCTTGCACCACACCGCCCCCGATGCCTCTATCGTTCTCGTGCTACCGCAGGCACATCACGCCTACTGGCAGGAGCTATGCCAAGTACACCGTTTTGAAATCTCCCACCACCTAACACAAGGCGGCTCTACGCGCTTTGAATCAGTAGCCAATGGTCTGGCCACCCTTCCTGATGCCGAAGGGCTAGTCGCCATCCACGACGGCGTGCGCCCCTTTGTCAGCCCCCAGACCATCCTCAATGGTTTTCAAACTGCTCAAGCAGAGGGTAACGCCGTAGCAGTGGTCGCTCTCAAAGACTCTATCCGCCAACTCGAACCCCGAGGTGACTCCACCCACGCCGACCGCAGTCGGTTTGTGCTGGTACAAACTCCACAAACATTTCGACTCTCTCTTATCCGAAAAGCCTACTATCAAGCCACTGACCCCACCCTTTTCACCGACGATGCCTCCGTGTTGGAAGCCGCAGGCCATCGTATCCACATTATTGAGGGCAATTATCAGAATATCAAAATCACTACTCCCGAAGACCTACTCATTGCCGAAGCTTTTGCTCAAACTGATCCAAACCATTGA
- a CDS encoding acetyl-CoA carboxylase carboxyltransferase subunit alpha — translation MSALLDFEKPIAELEEKLAEVKRLAVEKNINVDEAVKAYEQSILNLKRDTYQHLTRWQRVQLSRHPERPYTLDYLKAICEEFIELHGDRNIADDKAMVGGFGKVDGRTIMFIGQQKGRNTKQRQMRNFGMAQPEGYRKALRLMRLAEKFNKPIVTLIDTPGAFPGIEAEERGQAEAIARNIQDMFMLTVPVICIIIGEGASGGALGIAIGDRVLMLENTWYSVISPESCSSILWRSWEYKEQAAEALKLTAKDMYKFGLIDGIIAEPIGGAHKDPEAVYSTLKSTILNTLAELDELSAEERIQQRIEKFCAMGAYEE, via the coding sequence ATGAGTGCACTGCTTGATTTTGAAAAACCCATTGCGGAATTGGAAGAAAAGCTGGCCGAAGTAAAGCGCCTAGCCGTCGAAAAAAACATCAATGTCGATGAGGCTGTCAAAGCTTACGAACAAAGCATTTTGAACCTCAAACGCGACACCTACCAGCACCTAACCCGCTGGCAGCGGGTGCAGCTCTCGCGACACCCTGAGCGCCCCTATACCCTAGACTACCTCAAGGCCATTTGTGAGGAGTTCATAGAGCTACACGGCGACCGCAATATTGCCGATGATAAAGCTATGGTGGGCGGTTTTGGCAAGGTCGATGGCCGCACCATTATGTTCATAGGCCAACAAAAAGGCCGCAATACCAAGCAGCGCCAAATGCGTAACTTTGGTATGGCACAGCCTGAAGGCTACCGCAAAGCCTTGCGCCTGATGCGCTTGGCCGAAAAATTTAACAAGCCCATCGTTACCCTTATCGATACCCCAGGAGCGTTTCCGGGCATCGAAGCCGAGGAACGTGGCCAAGCAGAAGCCATCGCCCGCAACATTCAGGATATGTTTATGCTGACTGTACCCGTGATTTGTATCATTATCGGTGAAGGGGCTTCCGGTGGCGCATTGGGTATCGCCATAGGCGACCGTGTGCTGATGCTCGAAAACACTTGGTACTCTGTTATCTCGCCCGAGTCTTGCTCTTCTATCCTCTGGCGTAGCTGGGAATATAAAGAACAAGCTGCCGAAGCGCTCAAACTCACTGCCAAGGATATGTACAAATTTGGCCTGATAGACGGCATCATTGCCGAACCTATCGGTGGCGCACACAAAGACCCTGAGGCCGTGTACAGTACCCTCAAAAGCACGATACTCAACACCCTTGCCGAACTAGATGAGCTGAGCGCTGAAGAACGCATCCAACAGCGGATTGAGAAGTTTTGCGCTATGGGTGCTTACGAAGAATAG
- a CDS encoding pyridoxal phosphate-dependent decarboxylase family protein, translated as MNQALTDILRHAYDPERFREQGHALVDLLADHLANAQQGHYTQALPYQTPEAMLVQWQETLTKPDSVPAFVEQLLAHTIRLHHPHYMGHQVTAALPLAALSDFVGRTLNAGVAVYEMGSPAVVMERIVTQHLAQHLGWDTQSEGFLTSGGSLGNFTALLGATKIRCEALGIALHQAAWMVSEESHYSVARAFRAMGLADSQLVHLPVNKQYQIDPERLAQTYAQAQAAGLHVVGLVGNACTTATGTFDDLQALAAFAQTAGLWFHVDAAHGGGAIFSPQYKTLLAGIELADSVIVDYHKMLMMPSLVTAVMFRRGHESYRTFAQKADYLWAQEDQEWFTLGKRTLECTKSSMGVKIFLTLQQYDTRVFDAYVTSRFDLARRFATILEAQPDFELFLTPMSNIVCFRYRQEGLDDTQTDTLNEAIHTALVQEGSFFIVRTKLRGRVYLRTTLMSPFTEEVHLHTLLQHLQQLAQRHLTLA; from the coding sequence ATGAATCAAGCTCTGACAGACATACTGCGCCACGCCTACGACCCTGAGCGCTTTCGAGAGCAAGGCCACGCACTGGTAGACCTGCTGGCCGACCACCTCGCCAATGCCCAACAAGGGCACTATACGCAGGCGCTGCCTTACCAAACCCCGGAGGCAATGCTGGTACAATGGCAGGAAACGCTGACAAAGCCCGACAGTGTGCCGGCTTTTGTAGAGCAGTTGCTGGCGCATACCATTCGTCTACACCACCCCCACTATATGGGGCATCAGGTAACGGCGGCATTGCCCTTGGCGGCACTGTCAGACTTTGTGGGGCGCACCCTCAATGCTGGGGTGGCTGTGTATGAAATGGGCAGCCCTGCCGTCGTGATGGAGCGCATCGTTACCCAACACTTGGCCCAACACCTAGGCTGGGATACCCAATCAGAGGGCTTTTTGACTTCGGGTGGCTCTCTTGGTAATTTTACCGCCCTGCTGGGAGCTACCAAAATCCGCTGTGAGGCACTGGGAATAGCCCTACACCAAGCCGCCTGGATGGTCTCTGAGGAGTCGCATTATTCTGTAGCAAGGGCTTTTCGTGCGATGGGTTTGGCCGACAGCCAACTGGTACACCTGCCTGTAAACAAACAATACCAAATCGACCCTGAGCGCCTCGCCCAAACCTATGCCCAAGCACAAGCCGCAGGGCTGCATGTCGTGGGTTTGGTGGGCAATGCTTGTACCACAGCCACGGGCACTTTTGATGATTTGCAAGCCCTAGCGGCCTTTGCCCAAACAGCAGGACTGTGGTTTCACGTAGATGCCGCACACGGCGGCGGAGCTATCTTCAGTCCCCAATACAAAACCCTGCTGGCCGGTATTGAGCTAGCAGATTCGGTGATTGTAGACTACCACAAAATGCTGATGATGCCCTCCTTGGTAACGGCAGTGATGTTCCGTCGAGGGCACGAATCATACCGTACCTTTGCCCAAAAAGCCGATTACCTATGGGCTCAAGAAGACCAAGAGTGGTTTACGCTAGGCAAACGTACACTGGAGTGTACCAAGTCGAGTATGGGGGTGAAGATATTCCTGACCCTACAGCAGTACGACACCCGCGTGTTTGATGCCTACGTTACCAGTCGCTTTGACCTAGCCCGCCGCTTTGCTACTATCCTCGAAGCACAGCCCGACTTTGAGCTTTTCTTAACCCCGATGAGCAACATCGTCTGCTTCCGATATCGGCAAGAAGGACTGGACGACACCCAAACCGATACACTCAATGAGGCCATACACACCGCCTTGGTGCAAGAAGGCAGCTTTTTTATTGTTCGTACCAAGTTGCGCGGGCGGGTCTATTTGCGTACAACCCTGATGAGCCCCTTTACAGAAGAGGTGCATCTCCATACCCTGCTCCAACACCTACAACAACTCGCCCAACGGCATTTGACCTTGGCCTAA
- a CDS encoding FAD:protein FMN transferase → MNNTAKNALYSLILIVIVGLVYLYRESQALVPMEFYGEAMGSVYTIKYLDAQARKLKPEVDKFLEEFNTCLSTYDPKSEISRFNQGMSHTFGCPHFYQVLEASRKIYEQSGGAFDPTVGPLVNAWGFGFKQEVQPDSLVIDSLLQLVGFDKISFDQKQVRKSQPGIVIDFNSIAPGYAVDLVAEMFEAKGIQNYMIEISGEVRCKGVNKDGKPWGIAIVNPVQQDDFQAIIPLSNRALVTSGNYRKFYVKDGVKYSHTIDPKTGYPVQHSLLSATVLAPDATTADAMATVLMVLGLEEGKKFLEKHPELDALLIYSDAKGGTKTYITPELAKLLEN, encoded by the coding sequence ATGAACAACACTGCAAAAAATGCCCTTTACTCCCTTATCCTGATTGTAATTGTCGGTTTGGTATACCTCTATCGCGAGTCGCAGGCACTCGTTCCTATGGAGTTTTATGGAGAGGCGATGGGTAGCGTCTATACCATCAAATACCTCGATGCGCAGGCTCGCAAGCTCAAGCCCGAAGTCGATAAGTTTCTGGAAGAGTTCAATACCTGCCTCTCTACTTACGACCCCAAGTCAGAGATTTCCCGCTTCAACCAAGGAATGTCACACACATTTGGCTGCCCTCACTTTTACCAAGTCTTGGAGGCCTCACGCAAAATCTACGAGCAATCCGGCGGCGCTTTTGACCCTACTGTAGGGCCGTTGGTCAATGCTTGGGGCTTCGGTTTCAAACAAGAAGTACAGCCCGACAGCCTTGTGATTGACTCCTTGCTTCAGCTCGTGGGATTTGACAAAATCAGCTTCGACCAAAAACAGGTTCGTAAAAGCCAACCCGGCATTGTGATTGACTTCAACTCCATCGCTCCGGGCTATGCCGTAGACCTCGTTGCAGAGATGTTTGAGGCCAAAGGTATACAAAACTATATGATTGAAATCAGTGGTGAAGTCCGCTGTAAAGGTGTAAATAAAGACGGTAAACCTTGGGGTATTGCTATAGTGAACCCTGTACAACAAGACGATTTTCAGGCCATCATTCCCTTGAGCAATCGGGCCTTGGTTACTTCGGGCAACTACCGTAAGTTTTATGTCAAAGATGGGGTGAAATACTCGCATACCATCGACCCCAAAACGGGTTACCCCGTACAACACAGCTTGCTCAGTGCTACGGTACTTGCCCCTGATGCCACCACTGCCGATGCCATGGCCACAGTCCTGATGGTGTTGGGCTTAGAAGAGGGGAAAAAATTTTTAGAAAAACATCCCGAACTCGATGCACTCCTCATCTACTCAGATGCCAAGGGAGGCACCAAGACATATATTACTCCCGAATTAGCCAAATTGCTTGAAAACTAA
- a CDS encoding Eco47II family restriction endonuclease, translated as MSCVQTLHTSYLKAKANINKTKFYNNKIDVVKLIFDAKFNHMTEAQIIEAEILRQIDKSINNAIGKFHEQVLGGIQGFEQGQASGFDIKATDNTLFDDIKNKHNTMNSSAAESLFQKLSRYADTHKKAKCYWVQILAKSSFTELWSGDINGKEYSHSRVYKISGDQFYHLLTGSPTAFFDLYKVLPKVIEDFLNGTASRVYSATSTDIVANIEAAAKTSHRSVIDQITFDNFDYYAGFDRL; from the coding sequence TTGAGCTGTGTACAAACTCTACACACATCATACCTCAAGGCTAAAGCCAATATCAACAAAACAAAGTTTTACAACAATAAAATAGATGTTGTCAAGCTGATATTTGATGCCAAGTTCAATCATATGACAGAAGCGCAAATCATTGAAGCAGAAATATTGAGACAAATAGACAAATCAATCAACAATGCGATAGGCAAGTTTCACGAACAAGTATTGGGCGGAATCCAAGGGTTTGAACAAGGGCAAGCCAGCGGGTTTGATATCAAGGCGACAGACAATACCCTCTTTGACGATATCAAAAACAAGCACAACACAATGAATAGTAGTGCTGCTGAGAGCTTATTCCAAAAGCTGTCCCGCTATGCAGATACACACAAAAAAGCCAAGTGTTATTGGGTGCAAATTTTGGCTAAAAGTAGCTTCACAGAGCTTTGGAGCGGGGATATCAATGGCAAAGAATATAGCCATAGCCGCGTATACAAAATCTCAGGAGACCAATTCTACCACCTACTCACTGGTAGCCCGACGGCTTTTTTTGATTTGTATAAGGTGCTTCCTAAAGTGATAGAAGATTTTTTGAATGGCACGGCTTCTAGGGTTTATTCGGCTACATCCACCGACATTGTTGCCAACATTGAAGCGGCAGCAAAAACCAGCCACCGCTCCGTGATAGATCAAATCACTTTTGACAACTTCGATTATTACGCAGGTTTCGACAGACTGTAG
- a CDS encoding DNA cytosine methyltransferase encodes MGWDEPSLTLTCSPAQKQTERCHPEETRPFTVREYARIQTFPDDWVFASSMAQQYKQIGNAVPVNLGQELGYAIVKFLNRYYSLSKPA; translated from the coding sequence ATTGGATGGGATGAGCCCTCGCTGACGCTGACCTGTAGCCCTGCACAAAAACAAACGGAGCGCTGCCACCCCGAGGAAACACGTCCTTTTACGGTCAGAGAGTACGCCCGCATTCAGACCTTCCCCGACGATTGGGTGTTTGCCAGCTCTATGGCACAACAATACAAACAGATTGGTAATGCTGTACCTGTAAACCTAGGCCAAGAGTTGGGGTATGCCATTGTCAAATTCTTGAATCGATACTACAGTCTGTCGAAACCTGCGTAA